CCGTATACGGAGTCAGGGCTCGCGGTGCTCCGCCGCGATGCCGAAGCGGCTGCGCCCGCGTTCGCCGGGAGCGGACGGAAACGAACGCACGGAGGAGACCGAGCTGATCACCTGCTCCTCCGCGACCTCCGACTCGCTCTCGAGTCGCTCCAGGTCAGCGGCGGAAACCAGGGCGACGAGCGGCTTGCCGTGGCGTGTGACGACCACCCGCTCGCCTCCGTAGACGACGCGGTTGATCAAGTCGGCAAGCTCCGCACGGGCTTGCGTCACCGGAATCTCGTAGGACATGCTCCCCATCATAACGCCCTGTACGTCCTGTACATTTTTTACAGAGGCGCCGCCCGAGGAGAGGTATGCCCATGCACGGCCCCGCCGCCCCCAGTGCCCGCTATGTACTGCCCGAGTTCACCGAGCGCACGACCACGGGAACCCGCACCCTCGACCCCTACTCGAAGCTGTTCGAGGAGCGGATCATCTTCATCGGCACCGCCGTGGACGACACCTCGGCCAATGACGTGATCGCGCAGTTCATCCATCTCGAGTACGCCGCCCCCGACCGGGACATCACCCTCTACATCAACTCGCCGGGCGGCACGGTCACCGCCATGACCGCGATCTACGACACGATGCAGCTCGTCACCTGCGACGTGGCGACCTTCTGTCTCGGCCAGGCCGCCTCGACCGCCGCCGTGCTGCTGGCCTCCGGCGCCCCGGGCAAGCGGGCGGCGCTGCCGGGTGCGCGGGTCGTCGTACAGCAGCCCGCCATCGAGGAGCCCGTCCACGGGCAGCCCTCCGATCTGGAGATCCAGAGCCTGGAGCTGCTGCGCATGCGGGAGCTGATGGCTTCGATGCTGGCGACGCACACGGGCCACAGCCCGGAGCAGATCGCCGCGGACATCGAGCGGGACAAGGTCTTCGACGCCGTCGCGGCCAAGGAGTACGGACTGGTCGATCACGTACTGGCCGCGAGGTGACCCGCGGATGCTGCCACCGGAATTGCCGCCGCTGCCCGCGCTGACGCGCGCCGAGGGCGAGTTCATCGACAGCTATCTGGAAGTGGTCGACCAGCTGGGACGGATCAACCCGGCCCGCGGCCACGACACTTACGGGGCGCTGCGGGCCGCCCAGGCCCTGGTCGCCCGGGCCGCCGCACTCCGTGACGCCCTGACGCTGATGCACACCCGGGGCGAGGACCGGCTCCACGCAGGGACCCTGACGACGGCCCTGCGGGTGCTGGACGGGGAGCGCCGGGCGGGGCGGGTCACCGTGCCGCCCCCGTCGGGGAGTTGATCCACCTCCCCCGGATGGCGTAGACGGGCGTAGCCGCTGCGTACTAAATGAGTTGCGCAGCCCACCTAGGCGTAGTACGGAATGATCGATTCCGCACCTGGTGCGGCGGTCGTCGGGGGCTCGACACTCGACACCGCCGGAGCTCTGTCCACCCGAACGGGGCAGTCGTGACGAGCCTCACATACGGCAGGTAACGCTCGGAAATCCGACACTTCATGGGTCAAGATCCCTGCAGACGACAAGCCCCCGCCACCTCGGCGGGGCGGTCCGGGCGGACGTCGAGTCCTGCCGCCGTCCCGGACGTCTGGTCGACAGGAGTGCATCGGCAGGAGTGGAGGACCCAGGCAGTACGGGTCCGATCCGAGTTCGGGGTCGGCCCTTGGGGTGAAGCCGCCAGCAGGCGGCCGGGCATCTTCGCCAGTCCGAATCCGACAGGTCATCCTTCACAGGCGGTTGACGAAGGGTTGCGCATGACTGCGCGGATTTGTGTTCCGTCCCTGCTGTCCCGGACCAGCGCCGTAACGGTGCTCACTGCCGCCGCTGTCGGTGGCACACTGCTGGCGCCGGGAGCCGCATCCGAGGCCCAGGCGGCCACGCTCGCGACGAAAGCACTGAACGTCGCCGCATCGAAGAAGGGGTCTCCGTACAAGTACGGGGCCGCCGGCCCGTCCCGGTTCGACTGCTCGGGGCTGACGCTCTACTCGTACAAGAAGGCGGGCAGGAGCCTGCCCCGCACGGCACAGGCGCAGTACAACAAGGTGCGCCACATCTCGTCCGGCAGCCGCACCCGCGGCGACCTGGTCTTCTTCCACTCCGGGCGGAGCGTCTACCACGTCGGGATCTACGCCGGCAGCGGGAAGATCTGGCACTCTCCGAAGACCGGCTCCGTGGTCAAGCTGGAGAAGATCTGGACGAAGAGCGTCTGGTACGGACGCGTGCGCTGACGCCGGGGCCCACCGGCCGGGGGCATGACCTCCGGCCGGCGGGATACTCGCTCCGGCATGACTGACGAGGGTCCCGGACCGGAACGCGACGAGACACGCATGGAGCGTGCCGACCGCAATTTTGTCGAGCTGCTCCAGGAACTCAGGGTCGTCCAGACCGGCGTCCAGTTCCTCTTCGCCTTCCTGCTGACCCTCGCCTTCACCACCCGTTTTCCCGAGCTCGACTCCTTCGAGCGCGGGACCTATGTGACGACCCTGCTGCTCACCGTGGTGGCGGCAGGGCTCTTCACCGCACCGGCCGCCCTGCACCGCGCCCTGTTCGGGCAGGGCGCGAAGGAGCGGATCGTGACGGTGTCCTCGCGGCTCGCGGGCACGGGGATGGCGGTGCTGGCACTCGCCCTGGCGGGTGCGGTGCTGCTGGTCGTCGACGTCGTCCACGGGATGCCGGAGGGCATCGCGGCGGGGGCGGGGACTCTGCTCGTCTGCGGCGGGCTGTGGGCGCTGCTGCCGTGGCTGGTCGGACGCGGGCTCAGTGAGACGCGGAACCGGCCACCAGGATGACTCCGAGACCGGCCAGCGCGGTCCCGGTGACACCCTCGACCGTCCTGGCCGTACGCGGCCGCCGCAGCCAGTGCCCGAGCCGGTCCACCAGCAGCGCCACGGCGGGGAACCAGACGAGGGCGAGTGCCACCACGATCGAGGCCAGCAGGAGCGTGCGCGGAAGGACCGGCGCCCCGTGCGGGACGAACTGGGGCAGCAGGCTCAGGAAGAGCACCGGCGCCTTGGGGTTGAGGACATTGGTGAGGAAGCCCTGGCGCAGGCACCGGCCGATGCCGTCGGTGGCCTTCTCCTCGCTCTCCGGCAGGGCGGGCGCGGGGCGGATCACGCTGTGGAGTGCGCGGCAGCCGAGATAGAGGATGTAGATCCCGCCCGCGATCTGGAGCGTACGGAAGAGGACGGGCACTGCGACGAGGACGGCCGCGAGGCCCGCGACAGCCAGCGCGGTGTGCACGAGCAGGCCCCCTGCGACGCCGACCGCGCAGGCGACACCGGAGCTGCGGGAGGCGAGTGCGTTCCGTACGACCACGGCGAAGTCCGCGCCGGGCATGGCGACCATGCCGGCGGCGACTCCGGTGAATGCGAGCAGTTGAGCGTCCATGCAGTACAGCCTGGACCGTGCGAGGCCTTAACGTGTACTTGCAATCTTCTGGGTCTGCCTAAAGGAACGCTTATGTACGACCCGACGCGGCTCGCCGCGCTCGTGGCCGTCGCCGAGGCCGGTTCGATCACCCGGGCCGCCGCGCGCCTCGGTTACACCGCGCCCGCGCTCTCGCAGCAACTCGCCAAGCTGGAGCGGGAGTCGGGCGCCACTCTGCTCGTACGACACCATCGCGGCGCCAAGCTGACGGCGGCCGGTGAGCTGCTGGCCGCGCGGGCCCGTACGGTGCTCGACGAGATGGACCGGGCCCGCCACGAGCTGTCCCGGCTGGCCGGGCTCTCCGGCGGCCGGCTGAAAGTGGGCACCTTCACCACCGCGGGCATCCATCTGCTGCCGCCCGTGCTGAGCTCCTTCCGCCGCGCCCATCCGGACGTGGAGCTGACCCTCGCCGACTACGAGCCGCCTCAGGGCGTGAGTGCGGTGGCCGCGGGCGACGCGGACCTGGCGCTGACCCATGCGTACGACCCCGCCGCTTCCGCGCCGCCGCCCTCGGGGGTGGCGCTGGAGACGCTGCTGGTGGAGGAGCTGGTGCTGGTGACCGCGCCGGGTCATGTACTGGCCGGTGGGGCGGGGCGGCTGCCGGTGGCCGATCTCGCCGGGCAGCCGCTGATCAGCAGTGCGCCCGCGCATCCGCCCCGCCAGGGCGTGGAGTCGGCGCTGGCCGCGGCGGGGGCGACGCCCGCCGTGGTGTGCGAGACGCCGGGGTACGCCCTGGTGTGCGCGCTGGTCAGTGCGGGGATCGGGGTGGCGGTGGTGCCGGAGATGGTCGCGGCGATGTCGGCGACGCCGCTGGGGGTGCGTCAGCTGGAGCCCGCCGCGTACCGCCGTACGATCTCGGTCGCGTACCGGACGGGCGAGGAGAGCCCGGCCGCCGACACGCTCCGGGCCCTGCTGCGGGGAGGGTTCGGGCGGGGCTAGCCGCCGACCGCCGCCGTCCACGGCAACGCGATCCAGACCGTCTTTCCGCCTTCGGGGGTGGGGGTGACGGTCAGCCGCCCGCCGCACTCCGCGGTCAGCCAGCGGATGATCACCATGCCGCGGCCGTTGTCCTGCTGGACGGCGGCCGGCAGCCGCTGGGGCCATCTCGGGTGACTGTCGGTGACGCCGATGCGCAGTTGCTCGTCGCGGTCGAGCTGGACGTCGACCGTGAAGGTGGGCGACTGCCCGAAGGTGTGCTGTACGGCGTTGGTCGCCAGTTCCGAGACGATCAGCCGGACCGTGTCGGAGATCTCGGCTTCGGTCGGGAGTCCCCATTCGGCCAGCACATTGGCGACATAGCGACGCGCGGAGGATACCGAGCCCGGCTCGCTCGGCAGAGTGACGGATGCTTCCTGGTGGTCTGCCATGGCGACGCTGTCCCTTTCCCACCGGGGCCGGCTCCGACGAATTGCGGATGTCCTTCGAGGACGGCCTCGGACTGTGCTTCGCGCCAGAGTGCCACTCATCGTGCCGCCATCGGCGGCGATCCACCAAGATGTGCATATATCTGTCGCCCGAAGTGATGAACTCTGCTACGAGAGACCGTATTTGGGCGGCAGACTGGCCCATCGCCGCGTGGCAGAAGTGTGAGGAGAAGCCCATGGGCAACGGTCCTGCGGTGCGACGCCGCAAGCTGGGGGAGGAATTGCGGAATCTGCGGCTGCGGGCCGGATTCACCAGCAGTCAGGCAGCACAACTCGTCGGCTGGCACCAGTCGAAGATCAGCCGGATCGAGACGGGCAGCAGCGGGGTGAAGAGCGCCGACGTGG
The sequence above is drawn from the Streptomyces sp. NBC_01465 genome and encodes:
- a CDS encoding type II toxin-antitoxin system Phd/YefM family antitoxin: MSYEIPVTQARAELADLINRVVYGGERVVVTRHGKPLVALVSAADLERLESESEVAEEQVISSVSSVRSFPSAPGERGRSRFGIAAEHREP
- a CDS encoding ATP-dependent Clp protease proteolytic subunit, giving the protein MHGPAAPSARYVLPEFTERTTTGTRTLDPYSKLFEERIIFIGTAVDDTSANDVIAQFIHLEYAAPDRDITLYINSPGGTVTAMTAIYDTMQLVTCDVATFCLGQAASTAAVLLASGAPGKRAALPGARVVVQQPAIEEPVHGQPSDLEIQSLELLRMRELMASMLATHTGHSPEQIAADIERDKVFDAVAAKEYGLVDHVLAAR
- a CDS encoding C40 family peptidase, which encodes MTARICVPSLLSRTSAVTVLTAAAVGGTLLAPGAASEAQAATLATKALNVAASKKGSPYKYGAAGPSRFDCSGLTLYSYKKAGRSLPRTAQAQYNKVRHISSGSRTRGDLVFFHSGRSVYHVGIYAGSGKIWHSPKTGSVVKLEKIWTKSVWYGRVR
- a CDS encoding DUF6328 family protein yields the protein MTDEGPGPERDETRMERADRNFVELLQELRVVQTGVQFLFAFLLTLAFTTRFPELDSFERGTYVTTLLLTVVAAGLFTAPAALHRALFGQGAKERIVTVSSRLAGTGMAVLALALAGAVLLVVDVVHGMPEGIAAGAGTLLVCGGLWALLPWLVGRGLSETRNRPPG
- a CDS encoding LysE family translocator; amino-acid sequence: MDAQLLAFTGVAAGMVAMPGADFAVVVRNALASRSSGVACAVGVAGGLLVHTALAVAGLAAVLVAVPVLFRTLQIAGGIYILYLGCRALHSVIRPAPALPESEEKATDGIGRCLRQGFLTNVLNPKAPVLFLSLLPQFVPHGAPVLPRTLLLASIVVALALVWFPAVALLVDRLGHWLRRPRTARTVEGVTGTALAGLGVILVAGSASH
- a CDS encoding LysR family transcriptional regulator, producing MYDPTRLAALVAVAEAGSITRAAARLGYTAPALSQQLAKLERESGATLLVRHHRGAKLTAAGELLAARARTVLDEMDRARHELSRLAGLSGGRLKVGTFTTAGIHLLPPVLSSFRRAHPDVELTLADYEPPQGVSAVAAGDADLALTHAYDPAASAPPPSGVALETLLVEELVLVTAPGHVLAGGAGRLPVADLAGQPLISSAPAHPPRQGVESALAAAGATPAVVCETPGYALVCALVSAGIGVAVVPEMVAAMSATPLGVRQLEPAAYRRTISVAYRTGEESPAADTLRALLRGGFGRG
- a CDS encoding ATP-binding protein, whose product is MADHQEASVTLPSEPGSVSSARRYVANVLAEWGLPTEAEISDTVRLIVSELATNAVQHTFGQSPTFTVDVQLDRDEQLRIGVTDSHPRWPQRLPAAVQQDNGRGMVIIRWLTAECGGRLTVTPTPEGGKTVWIALPWTAAVGG